A genomic window from Arthrobacter globiformis includes:
- the tilS gene encoding tRNA lysidine(34) synthetase TilS has product MLQNTLAEAGYPERVLVACSGGPDSLALAAVAAYFARRGHVDGRPVTVGAVVVDHQLQPGSADVAARTAETLRDLGLDPVQIRTVDVASTGFGPEAAARDARHAALEAAAREWEAGAILLGHTLDDQAEQVLLGLARGSGTRSLAGMRPARGKLLRPFLGLRRVDTLEICRAEELDPWHDPSNADPAFARSRTRVEVMPVLEEKLGPGVAESLARTAAILQLDADYLEDVANSTYESLAERDGPDTSLPEAALTELAPAIRFRVIAKAAAGVGGQQPSFQRLLAAEALLRRKGSAGPVELPGGVSVYRLSLAELQDRERAQGLSGTEGVPREAARCGKLVFRLHKPSRK; this is encoded by the coding sequence ATGCTGCAGAATACGCTGGCCGAAGCCGGCTATCCCGAACGCGTCCTGGTGGCCTGCAGCGGCGGCCCGGACTCCCTGGCCCTGGCAGCTGTGGCCGCCTACTTTGCGCGCCGCGGCCACGTGGACGGCCGTCCCGTCACCGTGGGCGCCGTGGTTGTGGACCACCAGCTGCAGCCCGGATCCGCTGATGTTGCGGCGAGAACCGCTGAGACCCTCCGGGACCTGGGCCTGGACCCGGTGCAGATCCGCACTGTCGATGTCGCCTCCACCGGTTTCGGGCCGGAAGCTGCAGCCCGCGATGCGCGCCATGCCGCACTCGAGGCGGCGGCAAGGGAGTGGGAAGCCGGCGCCATCCTCCTGGGGCACACACTCGATGACCAGGCCGAGCAGGTGCTGCTGGGCCTGGCCCGCGGCTCAGGCACGCGGTCCCTCGCCGGGATGCGCCCTGCCCGGGGCAAGCTGCTCCGGCCGTTCCTGGGCCTGCGCAGGGTAGACACCCTGGAGATCTGCCGTGCAGAGGAACTCGATCCCTGGCACGACCCCAGCAACGCCGATCCTGCCTTCGCACGTTCGCGGACCAGGGTGGAGGTCATGCCGGTGCTGGAGGAAAAACTCGGTCCGGGTGTTGCCGAGTCCCTCGCGCGCACCGCCGCCATCCTGCAGCTGGATGCCGATTATCTGGAGGACGTGGCCAACAGCACCTACGAGTCGCTCGCCGAGCGCGACGGTCCGGACACCAGCCTCCCGGAGGCTGCCCTGACTGAGCTTGCCCCGGCCATCAGGTTCCGTGTGATCGCGAAGGCGGCTGCCGGCGTCGGCGGTCAACAGCCCAGCTTCCAGCGCCTTTTGGCGGCGGAAGCACTGCTGCGGCGGAAGGGCTCGGCCGGTCCGGTGGAACTGCCCGGCGGGGTAAGCGTGTACCGCCTCTCGCTTGCCGAGCTGCAGGACCGGGAGCGTGCCCAGGGGCTGAGCGGGACGGAAGGCGTTCCCCGCGAGGCCGCCCGCTGTGGGAAGCTTGTATTCCGGCTTCATAAACCGTCCCGCAAATAG
- the ftsH gene encoding ATP-dependent zinc metalloprotease FtsH: protein MKAKSFFKGPGIWIIVVVGMLLLAFATLAPGGSTRIDTQPGLELLAQSGKVEQAKIFDGENRVDLVLKDNLVIDGQDKGKNVQFFFVNDRGPDVVKAVTAANPSKGYTDQPIESNWLSGLFSLLVPVLLLGVLFWFLLSRMQGGGSKVMQFGKSKAKMVSKDMPQVTFADVAGADEAVEELQEIKEFLAEPAKFQAVGAKIPKGVLLYGPPGTGKTLLARAVAGEAGVPFFSISGSDFVEMFVGVGASRVRDLFEQAKSNAPAIIFVDEIDAVGRHRGAGIGGGNDEREQTLNQLLVEMDGFDVKTNVILIAATNRPDVLDPALLRPGRFDRQVSVEAPDLIGRDQILQVHAKGKPIAQGVDLKAVAKKTPGYTGADLANVLNEAALLTARSNANLIDDRALDEAIDRVMAGPQKRSRVMKEHERKITAYHEGGHALVAAALRNSAPVTKITILPRGRALGYTMVVPENDKYSVTRNELLDQMAYAMGGRVAEEIVFHDPSTGASNDIEKATATARQMVTQYGMSERVGAVRLGQGGGEPFLGRDASHERNYSDQIAYIVDEEVRRLIDQAHDEAYAILTENRDVLDRLALELLERETLNQSEIADIFRDIRKRDFREVWLSKETRPVQTAGPVESRQERAEREAQEEAKEARLEEPLDAIPPHPQGVPEDASFQGGVTESGPDGHRG from the coding sequence ATGAAAGCTAAGAGTTTCTTCAAGGGCCCGGGCATTTGGATCATTGTTGTGGTCGGCATGCTCCTGCTGGCCTTTGCAACGTTGGCTCCGGGCGGCTCGACGCGCATCGACACGCAGCCGGGCCTCGAGCTTCTCGCCCAGAGCGGCAAGGTGGAACAGGCCAAGATCTTCGACGGCGAAAACCGCGTCGACCTGGTGCTGAAAGACAACCTCGTCATCGACGGCCAGGACAAGGGCAAGAACGTCCAGTTCTTCTTCGTCAATGACCGCGGCCCGGACGTCGTCAAGGCCGTGACTGCTGCCAACCCCTCCAAGGGCTACACGGACCAGCCGATCGAGAGTAACTGGCTCTCGGGGCTCTTCTCGCTGCTGGTGCCTGTGCTGCTGCTCGGCGTCCTGTTCTGGTTCCTGCTCTCCCGCATGCAGGGCGGCGGCTCCAAGGTGATGCAATTCGGCAAATCCAAGGCCAAGATGGTCAGCAAGGACATGCCCCAGGTGACCTTCGCAGACGTCGCCGGCGCAGACGAAGCCGTCGAGGAACTGCAGGAAATCAAGGAATTCCTTGCAGAGCCTGCCAAGTTCCAGGCCGTCGGGGCCAAAATCCCCAAGGGCGTGCTGCTCTATGGCCCTCCGGGCACCGGCAAAACCCTTCTGGCGCGCGCCGTCGCAGGCGAGGCCGGCGTCCCGTTCTTCTCCATCTCGGGCTCCGACTTCGTGGAAATGTTCGTCGGTGTGGGCGCCTCCCGTGTCCGTGACCTCTTCGAACAGGCCAAGTCCAACGCGCCGGCCATCATCTTCGTCGACGAAATCGACGCCGTCGGCCGCCACCGCGGTGCCGGCATCGGCGGCGGCAACGACGAACGCGAGCAGACCCTTAACCAGCTCCTGGTTGAAATGGACGGCTTCGACGTCAAGACCAACGTGATCCTGATCGCGGCCACCAACCGGCCCGACGTGCTGGACCCGGCGCTGCTGCGCCCAGGCCGCTTCGACCGCCAGGTTTCCGTGGAAGCCCCGGACCTGATCGGTCGCGACCAGATCCTCCAGGTCCACGCCAAGGGTAAGCCGATCGCGCAGGGCGTGGACCTCAAGGCCGTCGCCAAGAAGACCCCCGGCTACACGGGTGCCGACCTGGCCAACGTGCTCAACGAGGCCGCGCTGCTGACAGCCCGCTCCAACGCCAACCTGATCGACGACCGCGCACTGGACGAAGCCATTGACCGCGTCATGGCCGGCCCGCAGAAGCGCAGCCGCGTCATGAAGGAGCACGAGCGCAAGATCACGGCCTACCACGAGGGCGGGCACGCCCTGGTTGCCGCGGCGCTGCGTAACTCCGCCCCGGTCACCAAGATCACCATCCTGCCCCGCGGCCGCGCCCTGGGCTACACCATGGTGGTCCCGGAGAACGACAAGTACTCCGTGACCCGCAACGAGCTGCTGGACCAGATGGCCTACGCCATGGGCGGCCGCGTTGCCGAGGAGATCGTCTTCCACGATCCGTCCACAGGCGCCTCGAACGACATCGAAAAGGCCACCGCCACCGCCCGTCAGATGGTCACCCAGTACGGTATGAGCGAGCGCGTGGGTGCGGTCCGCCTGGGCCAGGGCGGCGGCGAGCCGTTCCTCGGCCGGGATGCCAGCCACGAGCGGAACTACTCCGACCAGATCGCCTACATCGTGGATGAGGAGGTCCGCCGCCTGATTGACCAGGCCCACGACGAGGCCTACGCCATCCTCACCGAAAACCGGGACGTCCTGGACCGGCTGGCCCTGGAACTCCTTGAACGGGAAACGCTGAACCAGTCGGAAATCGCCGACATCTTCCGCGACATCCGCAAGCGCGACTTCCGCGAGGTATGGCTGTCCAAGGAAACCCGCCCGGTGCAGACTGCCGGTCCGGTGGAGTCCCGTCAGGAGCGCGCCGAACGCGAGGCCCAGGAAGAAGCCAAAGAAGCGCGCCTCGAGGAACCACTGGACGCTATTCCGCCGCACCCCCAGGGAGTTCCGGAGGATGCCTCCTTCCAGGGCGGAGTAACGGAATCGGGACCAGACGGCCACCGCGGCTAA
- the folB gene encoding dihydroneopterin aldolase, with amino-acid sequence MDRISLTGVTATGYHGVFDFERREGQPFVVDAVLHLDFSQAAESDDVRDTAHYGEVAGRITDWITGEPLNLIEGLAVRMAEGLLKEFRIQAVEITVHKPKAPIEVPFGDVAVSVYRERT; translated from the coding sequence ATGGACAGGATCTCGCTGACCGGTGTCACCGCCACCGGCTACCACGGGGTGTTCGATTTTGAGCGCCGCGAAGGCCAGCCGTTTGTTGTGGACGCCGTGCTGCACCTGGATTTCAGCCAGGCAGCGGAGTCGGACGACGTCCGCGACACCGCCCACTACGGCGAGGTGGCCGGACGGATCACCGACTGGATCACCGGCGAGCCCCTGAACCTGATTGAGGGATTGGCTGTGCGCATGGCCGAGGGCCTGCTCAAGGAATTCAGGATCCAGGCCGTGGAGATCACGGTGCACAAACCGAAGGCGCCCATCGAGGTTCCCTTCGGCGACGTCGCCGTCAGCGTCTACCGGGAGCGGACATGA
- the folE gene encoding GTP cyclohydrolase I FolE, with protein sequence MTHFDDDDITPTADHSAVGGSGRHHKVDKPRIEAAVREILLAIGEDPDRGGLQDTPKRVAKAYAEVFAGLHQDPGSVLGTTFDLDHEELVLVKDIPFYSTCEHHLVPFHGVAHVGYIPSHDGRVTGLSKLARLVDIYARRPQVQERLTTQIVEALVTFLKPRGAIVVVECEHMCMSMRGIRKPGAKTVTSAVRGQLHDPATRAEAMSLILGR encoded by the coding sequence GTGACTCACTTCGACGACGACGACATCACCCCCACCGCCGACCATTCGGCGGTGGGCGGATCGGGCCGCCACCACAAGGTGGACAAGCCCCGGATTGAAGCAGCTGTGCGGGAAATCCTGCTGGCCATAGGCGAGGACCCGGACCGCGGCGGGCTGCAGGACACACCCAAGCGTGTGGCCAAAGCCTATGCCGAGGTGTTTGCCGGCCTGCACCAGGATCCGGGCAGCGTGCTCGGCACCACCTTCGACCTCGACCACGAGGAACTCGTGCTGGTGAAGGACATCCCGTTCTACTCCACCTGCGAGCACCACCTGGTGCCGTTCCACGGCGTCGCGCATGTGGGGTACATCCCCTCGCACGACGGCAGGGTGACCGGCCTTAGCAAGCTGGCACGCCTGGTGGACATCTACGCCCGCCGCCCGCAGGTGCAGGAGCGCCTCACCACGCAGATCGTTGAAGCACTGGTCACTTTCCTCAAGCCGCGCGGAGCCATCGTGGTGGTGGAATGCGAACACATGTGCATGTCCATGCGCGGCATCCGCAAGCCCGGAGCCAAAACCGTCACAAGCGCGGTTCGCGGGCAACTTCATGACCCGGCCACCCGCGCCGAAGCCATGAGCCTCATACTCGGAAGGTAA
- a CDS encoding DUF3180 domain-containing protein — protein sequence MKPMSPLLLAVVGIALAIAGWSAAVLTVRYGMATPVLPATALVTMGVIVVLTLVLGIRVLRWRNGKKKKMLNPILAAWTLVLAQACAYTGAMLLGWHAGIFLDQLRFWSIRSGLDVTWLALGMAGGGLVMIVVGLVVERFCKIPPEDGETDASEGLPGHGRGKAKGEGEYAYRGD from the coding sequence GTGAAGCCCATGAGTCCGCTGCTGCTCGCAGTCGTGGGCATTGCCCTGGCCATCGCCGGCTGGTCCGCTGCCGTCCTGACCGTCCGTTACGGCATGGCCACGCCGGTCCTTCCGGCCACGGCCCTGGTCACCATGGGCGTGATTGTGGTGCTGACCCTGGTGCTGGGCATCCGCGTGCTTCGCTGGCGGAACGGCAAGAAGAAGAAAATGCTGAACCCCATCCTGGCGGCGTGGACGCTGGTCCTCGCCCAGGCCTGCGCCTACACCGGCGCGATGCTGCTGGGCTGGCACGCCGGGATCTTCCTGGACCAGCTGCGGTTCTGGAGCATCCGCAGCGGGCTGGACGTCACCTGGCTCGCCCTCGGGATGGCCGGCGGCGGGCTGGTCATGATCGTGGTGGGGCTCGTCGTCGAACGTTTCTGCAAGATCCCGCCGGAGGACGGCGAGACTGACGCCAGCGAAGGCCTGCCGGGCCACGGCCGGGGCAAGGCCAAGGGAGAAGGCGAGTATGCCTACCGCGGCGATTGA
- a CDS encoding type IV toxin-antitoxin system AbiEi family antitoxin domain-containing protein, with translation MQPGGATLDGMQPTEFLSRHGGAARLAHLRRAGFSRSQIGQAVNSGLLLNARHGVYQLPQANCDFVRAYEANAAVTCVSAASHYSLWTLKAPVEPHLAACHRRLPRGVRSHRFSGNISTLQPPVLPLKDVLIHALQCLPELESLVMVECAYNRGEIDLDFLRRLLRGARNGRARAVLDLVERGSDSLLETVARVLFRRHGFDVRTQVYLAGIGYVDFLLNGCLIVEIDGVGFHLNKPQFKKDIRRNNVGAATGYRVLRYLYEDVLHRPDDMLEQIRLALATPPRTAR, from the coding sequence ATGCAACCCGGCGGGGCCACGCTGGACGGCATGCAGCCCACGGAGTTCCTCTCGCGGCACGGCGGCGCGGCCAGGCTGGCCCACCTCCGCCGGGCGGGATTCAGCCGAAGCCAGATCGGTCAGGCGGTGAACTCCGGGCTGTTGCTCAATGCCCGGCACGGGGTCTACCAGCTGCCTCAAGCGAACTGTGATTTCGTGCGGGCCTACGAAGCCAATGCCGCGGTCACCTGCGTGTCGGCGGCCAGCCACTACTCCCTCTGGACGCTCAAGGCTCCCGTCGAACCGCATCTCGCAGCCTGCCACCGCCGGCTGCCCCGCGGCGTCCGCTCCCACAGGTTCAGCGGAAATATCTCGACCCTGCAGCCGCCCGTGCTCCCGCTGAAGGATGTCCTCATCCACGCGCTCCAATGCCTGCCCGAACTGGAGTCCCTGGTGATGGTGGAATGTGCCTACAACCGCGGCGAGATCGACCTCGATTTCCTGCGCCGGCTGCTCCGCGGAGCCCGCAACGGCCGGGCGCGTGCGGTGCTCGACCTCGTGGAACGCGGGTCGGATTCCCTGCTGGAAACAGTGGCGCGGGTACTGTTCCGGCGGCACGGTTTCGATGTGCGCACCCAGGTCTACCTGGCGGGAATCGGCTATGTGGATTTCCTGCTCAACGGATGCTTGATTGTGGAGATCGATGGCGTGGGCTTCCATCTCAACAAGCCCCAGTTCAAGAAGGACATCCGGCGGAACAACGTTGGAGCCGCCACTGGCTATAGGGTGCTGCGCTACCTCTATGAGGACGTGCTGCACAGGCCGGATGACATGCTGGAGCAAATCCGGCTGGCCCTTGCCACGCCCCCGCGGACAGCCCGTTAG
- the folK gene encoding 2-amino-4-hydroxy-6-hydroxymethyldihydropteridine diphosphokinase yields the protein MTPAPALHEKPAHEKPAHDQPAPARTAYTRAVLALGSNLGARNETLSEAVADLVDRPEVRLLAVSPIVQTKAVGGPAGQPDFLNMVISVETSLEPLELLKHCQSVENKHHRVREVHWGPRTLDVDVIVYGELKSDDPVLTLPHPFAAVRAFVLFPWAQMDPSATLNGQPVGELAVRAADFPDLKPFDGFGDFDGVPDGGAVEQP from the coding sequence ATGACTCCGGCACCCGCACTGCATGAGAAGCCCGCGCATGAGAAGCCCGCGCACGATCAGCCGGCACCGGCCAGGACCGCCTACACCCGGGCGGTGCTGGCGCTGGGCAGCAACCTTGGGGCACGGAACGAGACGCTGTCCGAAGCGGTTGCCGACCTTGTGGACCGCCCCGAAGTGCGGCTCCTGGCCGTCTCACCGATAGTGCAGACCAAGGCCGTCGGTGGCCCCGCCGGGCAGCCGGACTTCCTCAACATGGTGATTTCGGTTGAAACGTCGCTGGAGCCGCTCGAGCTTCTCAAGCACTGCCAGTCGGTGGAGAACAAGCACCACCGCGTGCGTGAGGTCCACTGGGGTCCGCGGACGCTCGATGTCGACGTGATCGTTTACGGTGAGCTAAAAAGTGATGATCCCGTACTCACCCTGCCCCACCCGTTTGCGGCAGTGCGGGCCTTCGTGCTCTTCCCCTGGGCCCAAATGGACCCCTCCGCCACCCTTAACGGGCAGCCGGTGGGGGAGCTTGCCGTCAGGGCTGCCGACTTCCCGGACCTGAAGCCGTTCGACGGTTTCGGGGACTTCGACGGCGTGCCCGATGGCGGGGCGGTGGAACAGCCGTGA
- a CDS encoding PH domain-containing protein — MSAGGLASKPDGEWLRVHPATPFVRGWVALAAIGYFFGRDSFERMLQGQPLIDDRIAGRAPWLLGGGALMLVLAVLGFILSWYFTRYQVAEGYVRVNTGFLFKQQRQARLDRVQAIDIVQPLLARIFGLAELKFEVADAGESAVRLAYLRIDDARQLRATILARASGVRLDPEHPEAAAPEAPEQQVLQVPPSRLVGSLLLSEQSVFVVLGAAASVMLSALTENRAFFLYLIPAALGLIAAYWNSFSKGYNFTAAISRDGIRLRYGLLDTQAQTLPPGRIQALRVAQPPLWRLFGWYRMQVNAAGYGAGANNGEGGSRTTLLPVGKMDDVLNMLALVLPDPGTADPLRVFHQGVNGLDSDAGFVTTPRRARLLAPLGWRRNAFAATDTALLMRSGRWWRQLVVVPHQRTQSIALQQGPLARRFGLADLVLHTTAGPVAPRVIQADIREAQALFDAQAARARAARRRQTSEQWLAQVAPAGLVEPVLLVEPVPTPTPLVEPVETPDSHPTPASQQEGQQRG, encoded by the coding sequence GTGAGCGCCGGCGGCCTCGCTTCCAAGCCCGACGGCGAGTGGCTGCGAGTGCACCCGGCCACACCGTTCGTACGCGGCTGGGTTGCGCTGGCGGCCATCGGCTACTTCTTCGGGCGTGACAGCTTTGAACGGATGCTCCAGGGCCAGCCGCTGATCGATGACCGCATCGCCGGCCGCGCCCCGTGGCTCCTGGGCGGCGGGGCATTGATGCTGGTCCTGGCCGTGCTGGGCTTCATCCTGTCCTGGTACTTCACCCGGTACCAGGTGGCGGAGGGCTACGTCCGGGTCAACACGGGCTTCCTGTTCAAGCAGCAGCGGCAGGCACGGCTGGACCGCGTCCAGGCCATCGACATCGTCCAGCCGCTGCTCGCCAGGATCTTCGGCCTCGCGGAACTCAAGTTCGAAGTTGCCGACGCCGGCGAATCCGCCGTCCGGCTGGCATACCTGCGCATCGACGACGCCCGGCAGCTGCGCGCTACCATCCTCGCCCGCGCGTCGGGAGTCCGGCTGGATCCCGAGCACCCCGAAGCAGCCGCTCCCGAGGCGCCGGAGCAGCAGGTACTGCAGGTCCCGCCGTCGCGCCTGGTCGGTTCGCTCCTGCTCAGCGAGCAGAGCGTCTTTGTGGTCCTGGGCGCCGCGGCATCCGTGATGCTGTCCGCGCTCACCGAAAACAGGGCCTTTTTCCTGTACCTGATTCCCGCGGCACTCGGCCTCATTGCGGCGTACTGGAACTCGTTCAGCAAGGGCTACAACTTCACGGCGGCCATCTCCCGGGACGGCATCCGGCTCCGGTACGGGCTGCTCGACACGCAGGCGCAGACCCTGCCGCCGGGCCGGATCCAGGCGCTCAGGGTGGCCCAGCCGCCGCTGTGGCGCCTCTTCGGCTGGTACCGGATGCAGGTCAACGCCGCCGGGTACGGGGCCGGAGCGAACAACGGCGAGGGCGGCTCCCGCACCACGCTGCTGCCGGTGGGAAAGATGGACGACGTCCTGAACATGCTGGCCCTTGTGCTGCCTGATCCGGGAACTGCCGATCCGCTGCGCGTATTCCACCAGGGTGTGAACGGGCTGGATTCCGACGCCGGATTTGTCACCACGCCGCGCCGGGCTCGGCTGCTGGCGCCGCTGGGATGGAGGCGCAACGCCTTCGCGGCCACGGACACCGCGCTGCTCATGCGGTCGGGCCGCTGGTGGCGGCAGCTTGTGGTGGTGCCGCACCAGCGGACGCAGTCGATTGCGCTGCAGCAGGGACCCCTCGCCCGCCGGTTTGGCCTGGCCGATCTCGTGCTGCACACCACCGCGGGTCCGGTGGCGCCGCGGGTGATCCAGGCGGACATCCGGGAGGCGCAGGCGCTCTTCGACGCCCAGGCAGCACGCGCCCGCGCTGCCCGCCGGCGCCAGACGAGCGAACAGTGGCTGGCCCAGGTGGCCCCGGCCGGGCTGGTTGAGCCCGTCCTGCTGGTTGAGCCCGTCCCGACACCGACTCCGCTGGTTGAGCCCGTCGAAACCCCGGACTCCCATCCAACCCCAGCATCCCAACAGGAAGGCCAGCAACGTGGCTAA
- the folP gene encoding dihydropteroate synthase: MDSLAAAPGTGPATSPLPILRKPRPAAKFDDLPTDRTLVMGILNVTPDSFSDGGKHATADTAIAAGLRMFYAGADIIDVGGESTRPGAEEVSPEEEQRRVLPVIEALVKAGALVSIDTTHVSTAEAALNAGAAIINDISGLTIEPGMAELVAKTKVPYVLTHRRGDAKTMTSLTEYDDVANDVVSELNGVRDKLYAAGVLPEQIIVDPGIGFSKTDVQNWELLRNLDRLDAMGHKVLVGASRKRFLGTLLTVAGKAALPEERDAATAAITAISAARGAWAVRVHDVGPSLDAVKVAAHMAAPDHGR; the protein is encoded by the coding sequence ATGGATTCCCTAGCTGCAGCACCTGGAACCGGCCCCGCAACATCACCGCTGCCCATCCTGCGCAAACCGCGGCCGGCAGCCAAGTTCGACGACCTGCCCACCGACCGCACGCTCGTCATGGGCATCCTCAACGTCACCCCCGATTCCTTCAGCGACGGCGGCAAGCACGCGACGGCCGACACCGCCATTGCCGCCGGCCTGCGGATGTTCTACGCCGGGGCCGACATCATCGACGTCGGCGGCGAATCCACCCGCCCCGGCGCCGAGGAAGTCAGCCCGGAGGAAGAGCAGCGGCGGGTGTTGCCTGTCATCGAAGCCCTCGTGAAGGCCGGCGCGCTGGTCAGCATCGACACCACCCACGTCTCCACCGCCGAAGCCGCGCTAAATGCCGGCGCAGCGATCATCAACGACATCTCCGGCCTCACCATCGAACCCGGCATGGCCGAGCTAGTGGCGAAGACCAAGGTGCCGTATGTCCTGACCCACCGCCGCGGCGATGCCAAGACCATGACCTCCCTGACGGAGTACGACGACGTCGCGAACGACGTCGTCTCCGAACTGAACGGCGTCCGCGACAAGCTGTATGCGGCCGGCGTCCTGCCCGAGCAGATCATCGTGGACCCGGGCATTGGGTTCTCGAAGACGGACGTGCAGAACTGGGAACTGCTGCGGAACCTGGACCGGCTCGACGCCATGGGCCACAAAGTGCTGGTGGGCGCGTCCCGCAAACGCTTCCTTGGCACGCTCCTGACGGTCGCCGGCAAGGCAGCGCTCCCGGAAGAGCGCGACGCCGCCACGGCCGCCATCACCGCCATCAGCGCCGCCCGCGGCGCCTGGGCCGTGCGCGTGCACGACGTCGGACCCAGCCTTGACGCCGTCAAAGTGGCCGCCCACATGGCGGCCCCGGACCACGGCCGCTGA
- a CDS encoding PH domain-containing protein produces MPTAAIDPPGITWLRVSPKYVTVRLVEWALGNLVMVAVLSLPLVFVRLGWWRWPPLWLAIGIPAFMLLLALWRLVLIPRQVRAIGYAERDDDLLIRGGIFFQRVMVVPYGRMQYVDISAGPVERGLGLCTLKLHTASAGTNAGIPGLPAEEGARLREQLSARGEARLAGL; encoded by the coding sequence ATGCCTACCGCGGCGATTGATCCGCCCGGGATCACCTGGCTGCGTGTGTCCCCGAAGTACGTCACGGTCCGGCTTGTGGAGTGGGCCCTCGGCAACCTGGTCATGGTGGCCGTGCTGAGCCTTCCGCTGGTGTTCGTCCGGCTCGGCTGGTGGCGGTGGCCGCCGCTGTGGCTGGCCATCGGCATTCCGGCTTTCATGCTGCTGCTGGCCCTGTGGCGCCTGGTCCTGATCCCGCGGCAGGTGCGTGCCATCGGCTACGCCGAACGCGACGACGACCTCCTCATCCGCGGCGGCATCTTCTTCCAGCGCGTCATGGTGGTGCCGTACGGCCGCATGCAGTACGTGGACATCAGCGCCGGCCCGGTGGAACGTGGGCTGGGGCTGTGCACCCTGAAGCTGCACACGGCGTCCGCCGGAACCAACGCCGGCATTCCCGGACTTCCCGCCGAGGAAGGCGCCCGGCTCAGGGAACAGCTCTCGGCGCGCGGCGAAGCCAGGCTGGCCGGGCTGTGA
- the hpt gene encoding hypoxanthine phosphoribosyltransferase — MDSSDVQADLKHVLYTKEQIQQRITELAAQIDKDYEGREILIVGVLKGAVMVMADLARALHSHISMDWMAVSSYGSGTQSSGVVRILKDLDTDLMGKDVLIVEDIIDSGLTLSWLKTNLESRGTASVEICTAFRKPTAAKVEIDVKYVGYDIPNEFVVGYGLDYAEKYRNLDFVGTLAPHVYE; from the coding sequence GTGGATTCATCCGACGTCCAGGCAGACCTCAAGCACGTTCTCTACACCAAGGAACAGATCCAGCAGCGCATCACCGAGCTCGCGGCGCAGATCGACAAGGACTACGAAGGCCGTGAAATCCTCATCGTGGGCGTGCTCAAGGGTGCGGTCATGGTCATGGCTGACCTTGCGCGTGCACTGCACAGCCACATCTCCATGGACTGGATGGCAGTCTCCTCCTACGGCTCCGGCACGCAGTCCTCGGGCGTGGTGCGAATCCTCAAGGACCTCGACACGGACCTGATGGGCAAGGACGTGCTCATCGTCGAGGACATCATCGACTCCGGCCTCACCCTGTCCTGGCTGAAGACCAACCTCGAATCCCGCGGCACCGCCTCGGTGGAAATCTGCACCGCCTTCCGCAAGCCGACCGCCGCGAAGGTGGAGATCGACGTCAAGTATGTCGGCTATGACATCCCGAACGAGTTCGTGGTGGGCTACGGCCTGGACTACGCCGAGAAGTACCGCAACCTGGACTTCGTGGGCACCCTGGCCCCGCACGTCTACGAGTAG